The Anabas testudineus chromosome 1, fAnaTes1.2, whole genome shotgun sequence genomic sequence ACACCGCTGCTTGTCGTTGCCGCTCATCGCAGTCGCCCGCCCCGCCTCCATCACATCAAGCTAAGTTAGCTGCTAGCTAACAGCTATGAGCTATCGGTTATCTACTGTTTCTGTCTGGCTCAGCGCTGCACCCGGAAATATATCGATAATCGACTAGTTGTGCTTTTAGTTTGACATGAGCTCATATATTTATGAATCTGTTGTGGATACAGGTCTGACAACACCGAATTTAAAGGGTGtccaaataaataataactgaacacaaacaggaatgggactttattgaaaataatgtattattattattatatattattatctCAACAAATGCAATACAATAGGGCTACATATCCTTTAAACCtgacattaataataaacaaattactGGCAGCATATCTGCAGTAtttaaaagcaggaaaataaaactgattcagCATGTTTATAGAAAACCATGGTTTGGTGTAAATCACATTAATTTCTTCCAGGATTAACAGCTGAACTAACAGATGAATCACTAGAGTTAATTCTATCATGGTGGTTAAcctgaataaaataattaagcTCCATAgtaactaaataactaaaaacacacagcttctACAGTCCACCTGGGTTCAGCGTCACAATacaaatgaaattataaaaactggaaaaaaatgaaatcacagtCTGCTGTCATGATGTAAAATTATCAAACAAGAGAGATGCTATGCcttaatgtgcagtgtttgaaGTGCATAGACACTACATTTTTTCATTACATCATTACAAGagtttgatattattattattatttttacccCAGACGCagcatttgaaaaagaaatggatCCAAAACACGCAAATTATTGATCATAATTTGAGAGGCTGGATTTCCCCTTCGTAGCACCATATCAATCAGCTCTCGTGCTCTGTGTGCCCTGTTTAACATTCTTTGGACTGTTTCCATTTCCCTGTGGTTTATAACCCCTTCTTCAAGAAGATTATCCAGCAAATCATCAAGAACAGAATCAGACGCTCTTTGTATAAACTCTGCCCTAACATGGAACAGCCTCCCCTCGTCTTCCTCTTGGAGACGCTGTCTCCTTGGTGGATCTTGTCCACATGCACCAGGGGCTGGAAAATAGGcacaaaatactttattaaatatttagcaGTTAATTTTAAACCTTCGTCTCAACATTTTTTTGATCATAGTGCAGCATCGGACACTGAATCTGACctaaaaccaaaatctttcaCTTTCCAtccagaaaaagaagaaagaaaaaatcaagGCAACAGGGACGAGAACAGAAATTGTTTTatgctgtttccttttttgttcCTTTACATCCTTTGTGAAAAGGGAAAGAATCAATTGCAAACAAATGGATAAATTGACAAAGCAAATTCAGAAGACATTCAACATGTGGGTGACTCGTTCATTTATATTTGAGCACAGAGCTCCAGTGGTCCCAGGAGCCAACGGATTTTACTGACatccaagtttttttttgtttattattatttatcaattaTATTTTGAAAACCTATTAATGAAGTCTCTCcctttatttgctgttttttagccttttaagaagaaaaaacaaacctgtgagtttttttatttttgttactcAATGTGTGATAACACATAGTGATAACAACATTAAGTCTTGTTTACCGTTCAATCTGGCGTTATACTCCCACACCGGTGTCTCCTCTTGGTCTCTGACCATCACAGTCACTTCCTCTGCGTTCGAGTTTGGTCGAATCTCAAATGTTGGGTGGTAATTTGGTCCATAGTTAAAGTCGAACTGGGCCCTCTGTAAATCAATAACAATGTCTTATGGTTACTTCTCACTGTTCAGTGGTTGTGTCcagttaaagctgcactaatgtTATATGAGCAGTGAAAACAGCAACTGATGTATCAGACTCTGCAGTTTCTCTCAGCTCCACTTCATCTTTAAAACATAGTTTAGTTCACTGTATTAGTTTTACAGCCCTCCGTCAGGAGTTTAATCCACTTCCCTCTTTAGTTAGTGTTAGTGCTGAGCATAAGGTTTTGTCCCGACCATCATAAAACAGTCAGGATGTCTATTACTTACATTTTCAGTCTGTTACAGCACTAACTGAGACATGGTGTATTTACTGGACATACTCACTAAAGGTTGTACTCTGTAGTTCTCAGGACTGTGTAGACTGTAAGTGTGGCCTTTAATGAGGTGACAGGAAGAAGGGGCCTCGATGTACTCAGcaccttcctgctgctgtctcaCCTACAGAGATGtaagaacattttcattaaagtaACAGTGCAAAAGTAGTAAAGTAACATTAAGTTATCGATATTCATCAAACAGCTGAACAGAAACTGTCAGATGGGAGTTCATAAATCCTAAATCCACTCAGTTCTTCAGTGTGGTTTTAAGAATTAGGACTGAATCTGTTTAGATGCATCAGATGATCAGATGCATCTGTGTAACTGCAGCCACCTCCTTCAAGTTAGTGTGATTTCTCTTTCTAAACAGATTCAGTCCTAGTTCTTATCACCACACTGTGTTTATGAACTAGAAGACAAATAATACACTTAATACTAAAGCCAGTTCATCATCATGTTGACTTTTCTTGTGATTTAAACTGACTGAATAAagtgaactgaatttaaattgaattgacCAAATTTCTATAAATGACCACCAACTGATGATTTTACCTCCTGCAGTGGGATGTTTTCtggcagcagaaacacattGAGTTTTCGATTTTCCCTTGGTCGATGAAACAGCAGAACTTGGCATCTCATTGGTTGGTTTAGAATCCTATTCATTATATCCCACACCAAGCCAAAGGCAGAGAGGTGAGGGACGTCCACAACCACATGAGTATCTGTTATCTGCAGTGGATCAAGGATTCTCATTCCATCATCACTGATGTGGGCAACAGACAGGCCGTCAGAGAGCGATGCTGTAAATACAAAGAGCCATCAACAACATTTATCCTAAAGTTTTATTTCCACTAATCTGAGCCTGTTCATTTAAACTAATTATTACACTTTACATGTGTGAACTAACAGAAGTGTAGGTTTGCAGTGATCATTTGAAGCCACATCCTGTTCATAATTACCAGGTTTTGTCTCACAGTGTGGGATGTGCAGCTGAAATACAGAGTCCTCAGAACACTGGATGTCAAACAGCGGACCTGCAGGCGTCTTTCCAGCTGACTGGAGGAGGCTTTCATCCCACTGGACGATCCTGTACAATAACTCCCCCTCCCGACACATTGTAAACACCAGCCGCGTCAAAGTGCACTGGTACGTACCTGGATACTCGACTCTGAACCTGCATCACACAGAACCTTGTTCAACACCAAAGATGCATGGGGATCTATTTAACTGCTTTCACCTGTATTTTACTTGTATGAAGTTTCTCCAAATGTATTCACTGATACTTCAGGTTTGAAAGAAGATGGGGTCTAAATTTTACAGAGgcacaaaatatgttttagaaACAGACCaattaatgtaataatcaaCTATTATAGATAGAAAATCCTCATTATACATAAAGTATTTaactaaatacagaaatatgACTATCACgcagaaataaacagaggagacaaaacaCACCTCAACACACCTCCTAAAGATGGGACAAAACCTGAAAGCACTCTACTGCACagtactatatatataaaagaaacaGCCACTACCACAACACACTACATTTACAAAGCAAATATGTTCAAACTAGTTTGTAGATTATCGTTACTGGCAGTGTAAAagtactgtaaaatgtaactaGTCACTGGTTCAAACTGGTTGACGTCTGATAAACTGCCTAGAATCTGTGTCACTGCTCCACTGACCTTCACTTCCTTGTTCTTCTCAGACAAACCAGGCTCTGGTTTTGCTGTATTTGGATACAGCATGAGGTGAAAGTAACCTGGAGCtgcaatgaatgaataaattaataaatgaataaattatttccattatcttcaataacaaaacatcagaaacaccaGAATTTTACATTCTGATGCTAAGAATTCAACCAAATCACACACAAGTGTCTTATAATGTGAACAtgtactgttttgttttattttgttttgtttttgttatttgtattttattgatCCCGATGATTAaactgttgttggacagctgcacatagatGATGGTGCTACTACAGAGTGTCTATAAGGACCCTTTAAGACGTGATCAGGAGAGAATCAAACCACCGATCTTGGCACTTGTGGACAATTGCCCTAACAACTAATCCATAGTCATCTTCATAAACAAATGTCTATTTGTGTTCCAAGAAGAGGAATCGAACCTAGTAGAGCAGCAAAAGATGAATTCTGAATCCTTACAACTAGTACTTGGGTAAATGTCCATTTATAAATTTACTACCAGTCCGTAGAGAAAGGCTTACCAGAGTTCTCGTTTAGTGATGTTTGTAGTAGTCCttctaacatttttttaaatcgtTCTTTTTGTCGCTAATCttcatgttcttcttcttgtttttgaaGTGATCCTTTAAGTTGTTGTAGAAGCGTTACAACCTGTAATTGCGTTTTACCAATAATTACAAATCTTCattatgaatattttaatattagaCAGACTGGAACCTGTCATTAGACTGGTTCAAATCTATCAGACAGATTccagtttgtttatgtaaacgatgttatggagttccacagggatctgtgcttggaccgatttTTTCACTCTACATATGACCCCCTTAGGTAATATTATTACAAAACACTatttaaatttccattgttatgcagatgatacccagctatacttatctatgaaaccaggagaaactaatcaagcaagtcaaacttcaagctgcttaaaagacataaagacctggatgtcctccaatttccttctcctaaatccagacaagacagaggttatactgtttgggcctaaaaatctcagagacactatgtctaatcatgttctcacccttgatgacttagtattggcctcaagtaatactgtaagaaatctcggagttatctttgaccaggatatctccttcacttcatacataaaagaaatctctagaactgccttttttcacctgagaaacattaaagttaaaattaggagcatctt encodes the following:
- the LOC113162394 gene encoding uncharacterized protein LOC113162394; this translates as MLYPNTAKPEPGLSEKNKEVKTPSSFKPEVSVNTFGETSYKFRVEYPGTYQCTLTRLVFTMCREGELLYRIVQWDESLLQSAGKTPAGPLFDIQCSEDSVFQLHIPHCETKPASLSDGLSVAHISDDGMRILDPLQITDTHVVVDVPHLSAFGLVWDIMNRILNQPMRCQVLLFHRPRENRKLNVFLLPENIPLQEVRQQQEGAEYIEAPSSCHLIKGHTYSLHSPENYRVQPLRAQFDFNYGPNYHPTFEIRPNSNAEEVTVMVRDQEETPVWEYNARLNAPGACGQDPPRRQRLQEEDEGRLFHVRAEFIQRASDSVLDDLLDNLLEEGVINHREMETVQRMLNRAHRARELIDMVLRRGNPASQIMINNLRVLDPFLFQMLRLG